The following are encoded together in the Oncorhynchus gorbuscha isolate QuinsamMale2020 ecotype Even-year linkage group LG03, OgorEven_v1.0, whole genome shotgun sequence genome:
- the LOC124021619 gene encoding solute carrier family 2, facilitated glucose transporter member 1-like isoform X1 codes for MSTTEGVKTPIPGPTEATSLVRGPNQEQGVTFQLMMAVGTAVIGSLQFGYNTGVINAPQKIIEGFLNDTWNNRYSEPIPATSLTTLWSISVAIFSVGGIFGSFSVGLFVNRLGRRNSMLIANVLAFISAGFMGFSKLAVSWEMLIIGRFIVGLYSGLSTGFVPMYVGEIAPTSLRGALGTLHQLGIVIGILMAQVFGMESIMGNSTMWPFLLGLTFIPAVLQCILLPFCPESPRFLLINCNEELKAREVLEKLRGTEEVGADMQEMKEEARQMMREKKVTILELFRSPLYRQPIFIAIMLQLSQQLSGINAVFYYSTRIFEKAGVSQPVYATIGAGVVNTAFTVVSLFIVERAGRRSLHLTGLLGMAFSAVLMTVAMALLDQLPWMSYVSIVAIFSFVAFFEIGPGPIPWFIVAELFSQGPRPSAFAVAGFSNWSANFIVGMTFQYVEQLCGPYVFIIFTVLLLGFFVFTYFMVPETKGRSFDEIAAGFRHDAGEAGEKYAPDEMNSLGGADSQL; via the exons ATGTCCACCACCGAGGGGGTCAAGACCCCTATCCCTGGCCCCACAGAGGCCACCAGTCTGGTAAGGGGTCCAAACCAAGAACAG GGGGTGACGTTCCAGCTGATGATGGCAGTGGGAACAGCTGTGATTGGCTCGCTGCAGTTTGGCTACAACACAGGGGTCATCAACGCTCCCCAAAAG ATCATTGAAGGCTTTTTGAATGACACGTGGAACAACAGGTACTCTGAGCCCATCCCTGCCACATCCCTGACCACCCTGTGGTCCATCTCCGTGGCCATCTTCTCTGTCGGGGGCATCTTCGGCTCCTTCTCCGTGGGCCTCTTTGTCAACCGCCTGGGCAG GAGGAACTCGATGCTCATCGCCAATGTGCTAGCGTTCATCTCCGCCGGATTCATGGGCTTCTCCAAGCTGGCGGTGTCGTGGGAGATGCTGATCATTGGCCGCTTCATCGTGGGACTTTACTCCGGCCTGTCCACTGGCTTCGTGCCCATGTACGTGGGGGAGATCGCGCCCACTTCGCTCCGTGGGGCGCTGGGCACTCTGCACCAGCTGGGAATCGTCATTGGAATCCTCATGGCACAG GTGTTTGGGATGGAGTCGATCATGGGGAACTCCACTATGTGGCCCTTCCTGCTGGGCCTCACTTTCATCCCGGCCGTGTTGCAGTGTATCCTGCTGCCCTTCTGCCCCGAGAGCCCTCGCTTCCTCCTCATCAACTGCAACGAGGAGCTCAAGGCCAGGGAAG TGCTGGAGAAGCTGCGAGGCACTGAGGAGGTGGGTGCCGACATGcaggagatgaaggaggaggcCAGGCAGATGATGAGGGAGAAGAAAGTGACCATCCTGGAGCTATTCCGCTCGCCACTCTACCGCCAGCCCATCTTCATCGCCATCATGCTCCAGCTCTCCCAGCAGCTGTCTGGCATCAACGCT GTTTTCTACTACTCCACCAGGATCTTTGAGAAGGCGGGGGTTTCTCAGCCAGTCTATGCTACCATTGGGGCTGGAGTAGTCAATACAGCCTTCACTGTTGTGTCT CTATTCATTGTGGAGCGTGCTGGGCGAAGATCCCTTCACCTCACTGGGTTACTGGGGATGGCCTTCTCAGCGGTCCTGATGACAGTTGCCATGGCACTGCTG GACCAGCTGCCATGGATGTCGTATGTTAGCATCGTGGCCATCTTCAGCTTCGTGGCCTTCTTTGAGATCGGCCCAGGCCCCATCCCATGGTTCATTGTGGCTGAGCTCTTCAGCCAAGGTCCTCGGCCCTCTGCCTTTGCCGTGGCTGGATTCTCCAACTGGTCAGCTAACTTTATAGTGGGCATGACCTTCCAATACGTTGAG CAACTGTGTGGCCCCTACGTCTTCATCATCTTCACCGTGCTGTTGCTGGGCTTCTTCGTCTTCACCTACTTCATGGTGCCCGAAACCAAGGGACGATCGTTTGACGAGATCGCCGCTGGCTTCCGCCATGATGCcggagaggcaggggagaagtATGCGCCTGACGAGATGAACAGCCTGGGGGGAGCCGACTCCCAGCTCTAA
- the LOC124021619 gene encoding solute carrier family 2, facilitated glucose transporter member 1-like isoform X2 has translation MEGGGKGVTFQLMMAVGTAVIGSLQFGYNTGVINAPQKIIEGFLNDTWNNRYSEPIPATSLTTLWSISVAIFSVGGIFGSFSVGLFVNRLGRRNSMLIANVLAFISAGFMGFSKLAVSWEMLIIGRFIVGLYSGLSTGFVPMYVGEIAPTSLRGALGTLHQLGIVIGILMAQVFGMESIMGNSTMWPFLLGLTFIPAVLQCILLPFCPESPRFLLINCNEELKAREVLEKLRGTEEVGADMQEMKEEARQMMREKKVTILELFRSPLYRQPIFIAIMLQLSQQLSGINAVFYYSTRIFEKAGVSQPVYATIGAGVVNTAFTVVSLFIVERAGRRSLHLTGLLGMAFSAVLMTVAMALLDQLPWMSYVSIVAIFSFVAFFEIGPGPIPWFIVAELFSQGPRPSAFAVAGFSNWSANFIVGMTFQYVEQLCGPYVFIIFTVLLLGFFVFTYFMVPETKGRSFDEIAAGFRHDAGEAGEKYAPDEMNSLGGADSQL, from the exons ATGGAAGGTGGAGGCAAG GGGGTGACGTTCCAGCTGATGATGGCAGTGGGAACAGCTGTGATTGGCTCGCTGCAGTTTGGCTACAACACAGGGGTCATCAACGCTCCCCAAAAG ATCATTGAAGGCTTTTTGAATGACACGTGGAACAACAGGTACTCTGAGCCCATCCCTGCCACATCCCTGACCACCCTGTGGTCCATCTCCGTGGCCATCTTCTCTGTCGGGGGCATCTTCGGCTCCTTCTCCGTGGGCCTCTTTGTCAACCGCCTGGGCAG GAGGAACTCGATGCTCATCGCCAATGTGCTAGCGTTCATCTCCGCCGGATTCATGGGCTTCTCCAAGCTGGCGGTGTCGTGGGAGATGCTGATCATTGGCCGCTTCATCGTGGGACTTTACTCCGGCCTGTCCACTGGCTTCGTGCCCATGTACGTGGGGGAGATCGCGCCCACTTCGCTCCGTGGGGCGCTGGGCACTCTGCACCAGCTGGGAATCGTCATTGGAATCCTCATGGCACAG GTGTTTGGGATGGAGTCGATCATGGGGAACTCCACTATGTGGCCCTTCCTGCTGGGCCTCACTTTCATCCCGGCCGTGTTGCAGTGTATCCTGCTGCCCTTCTGCCCCGAGAGCCCTCGCTTCCTCCTCATCAACTGCAACGAGGAGCTCAAGGCCAGGGAAG TGCTGGAGAAGCTGCGAGGCACTGAGGAGGTGGGTGCCGACATGcaggagatgaaggaggaggcCAGGCAGATGATGAGGGAGAAGAAAGTGACCATCCTGGAGCTATTCCGCTCGCCACTCTACCGCCAGCCCATCTTCATCGCCATCATGCTCCAGCTCTCCCAGCAGCTGTCTGGCATCAACGCT GTTTTCTACTACTCCACCAGGATCTTTGAGAAGGCGGGGGTTTCTCAGCCAGTCTATGCTACCATTGGGGCTGGAGTAGTCAATACAGCCTTCACTGTTGTGTCT CTATTCATTGTGGAGCGTGCTGGGCGAAGATCCCTTCACCTCACTGGGTTACTGGGGATGGCCTTCTCAGCGGTCCTGATGACAGTTGCCATGGCACTGCTG GACCAGCTGCCATGGATGTCGTATGTTAGCATCGTGGCCATCTTCAGCTTCGTGGCCTTCTTTGAGATCGGCCCAGGCCCCATCCCATGGTTCATTGTGGCTGAGCTCTTCAGCCAAGGTCCTCGGCCCTCTGCCTTTGCCGTGGCTGGATTCTCCAACTGGTCAGCTAACTTTATAGTGGGCATGACCTTCCAATACGTTGAG CAACTGTGTGGCCCCTACGTCTTCATCATCTTCACCGTGCTGTTGCTGGGCTTCTTCGTCTTCACCTACTTCATGGTGCCCGAAACCAAGGGACGATCGTTTGACGAGATCGCCGCTGGCTTCCGCCATGATGCcggagaggcaggggagaagtATGCGCCTGACGAGATGAACAGCCTGGGGGGAGCCGACTCCCAGCTCTAA
- the LOC124021619 gene encoding solute carrier family 2, facilitated glucose transporter member 1-like isoform X3, with protein MMAVGTAVIGSLQFGYNTGVINAPQKIIEGFLNDTWNNRYSEPIPATSLTTLWSISVAIFSVGGIFGSFSVGLFVNRLGRRNSMLIANVLAFISAGFMGFSKLAVSWEMLIIGRFIVGLYSGLSTGFVPMYVGEIAPTSLRGALGTLHQLGIVIGILMAQVFGMESIMGNSTMWPFLLGLTFIPAVLQCILLPFCPESPRFLLINCNEELKAREVLEKLRGTEEVGADMQEMKEEARQMMREKKVTILELFRSPLYRQPIFIAIMLQLSQQLSGINAVFYYSTRIFEKAGVSQPVYATIGAGVVNTAFTVVSLFIVERAGRRSLHLTGLLGMAFSAVLMTVAMALLDQLPWMSYVSIVAIFSFVAFFEIGPGPIPWFIVAELFSQGPRPSAFAVAGFSNWSANFIVGMTFQYVEQLCGPYVFIIFTVLLLGFFVFTYFMVPETKGRSFDEIAAGFRHDAGEAGEKYAPDEMNSLGGADSQL; from the exons ATGATGGCAGTGGGAACAGCTGTGATTGGCTCGCTGCAGTTTGGCTACAACACAGGGGTCATCAACGCTCCCCAAAAG ATCATTGAAGGCTTTTTGAATGACACGTGGAACAACAGGTACTCTGAGCCCATCCCTGCCACATCCCTGACCACCCTGTGGTCCATCTCCGTGGCCATCTTCTCTGTCGGGGGCATCTTCGGCTCCTTCTCCGTGGGCCTCTTTGTCAACCGCCTGGGCAG GAGGAACTCGATGCTCATCGCCAATGTGCTAGCGTTCATCTCCGCCGGATTCATGGGCTTCTCCAAGCTGGCGGTGTCGTGGGAGATGCTGATCATTGGCCGCTTCATCGTGGGACTTTACTCCGGCCTGTCCACTGGCTTCGTGCCCATGTACGTGGGGGAGATCGCGCCCACTTCGCTCCGTGGGGCGCTGGGCACTCTGCACCAGCTGGGAATCGTCATTGGAATCCTCATGGCACAG GTGTTTGGGATGGAGTCGATCATGGGGAACTCCACTATGTGGCCCTTCCTGCTGGGCCTCACTTTCATCCCGGCCGTGTTGCAGTGTATCCTGCTGCCCTTCTGCCCCGAGAGCCCTCGCTTCCTCCTCATCAACTGCAACGAGGAGCTCAAGGCCAGGGAAG TGCTGGAGAAGCTGCGAGGCACTGAGGAGGTGGGTGCCGACATGcaggagatgaaggaggaggcCAGGCAGATGATGAGGGAGAAGAAAGTGACCATCCTGGAGCTATTCCGCTCGCCACTCTACCGCCAGCCCATCTTCATCGCCATCATGCTCCAGCTCTCCCAGCAGCTGTCTGGCATCAACGCT GTTTTCTACTACTCCACCAGGATCTTTGAGAAGGCGGGGGTTTCTCAGCCAGTCTATGCTACCATTGGGGCTGGAGTAGTCAATACAGCCTTCACTGTTGTGTCT CTATTCATTGTGGAGCGTGCTGGGCGAAGATCCCTTCACCTCACTGGGTTACTGGGGATGGCCTTCTCAGCGGTCCTGATGACAGTTGCCATGGCACTGCTG GACCAGCTGCCATGGATGTCGTATGTTAGCATCGTGGCCATCTTCAGCTTCGTGGCCTTCTTTGAGATCGGCCCAGGCCCCATCCCATGGTTCATTGTGGCTGAGCTCTTCAGCCAAGGTCCTCGGCCCTCTGCCTTTGCCGTGGCTGGATTCTCCAACTGGTCAGCTAACTTTATAGTGGGCATGACCTTCCAATACGTTGAG CAACTGTGTGGCCCCTACGTCTTCATCATCTTCACCGTGCTGTTGCTGGGCTTCTTCGTCTTCACCTACTTCATGGTGCCCGAAACCAAGGGACGATCGTTTGACGAGATCGCCGCTGGCTTCCGCCATGATGCcggagaggcaggggagaagtATGCGCCTGACGAGATGAACAGCCTGGGGGGAGCCGACTCCCAGCTCTAA
- the LOC124021619 gene encoding solute carrier family 2, facilitated glucose transporter member 1-like isoform X4, producing the protein MTRNFVQIIEGFLNDTWNNRYSEPIPATSLTTLWSISVAIFSVGGIFGSFSVGLFVNRLGRRNSMLIANVLAFISAGFMGFSKLAVSWEMLIIGRFIVGLYSGLSTGFVPMYVGEIAPTSLRGALGTLHQLGIVIGILMAQVFGMESIMGNSTMWPFLLGLTFIPAVLQCILLPFCPESPRFLLINCNEELKAREVLEKLRGTEEVGADMQEMKEEARQMMREKKVTILELFRSPLYRQPIFIAIMLQLSQQLSGINAVFYYSTRIFEKAGVSQPVYATIGAGVVNTAFTVVSLFIVERAGRRSLHLTGLLGMAFSAVLMTVAMALLDQLPWMSYVSIVAIFSFVAFFEIGPGPIPWFIVAELFSQGPRPSAFAVAGFSNWSANFIVGMTFQYVEQLCGPYVFIIFTVLLLGFFVFTYFMVPETKGRSFDEIAAGFRHDAGEAGEKYAPDEMNSLGGADSQL; encoded by the exons ATGACTAGGAACTTTGTTCAG ATCATTGAAGGCTTTTTGAATGACACGTGGAACAACAGGTACTCTGAGCCCATCCCTGCCACATCCCTGACCACCCTGTGGTCCATCTCCGTGGCCATCTTCTCTGTCGGGGGCATCTTCGGCTCCTTCTCCGTGGGCCTCTTTGTCAACCGCCTGGGCAG GAGGAACTCGATGCTCATCGCCAATGTGCTAGCGTTCATCTCCGCCGGATTCATGGGCTTCTCCAAGCTGGCGGTGTCGTGGGAGATGCTGATCATTGGCCGCTTCATCGTGGGACTTTACTCCGGCCTGTCCACTGGCTTCGTGCCCATGTACGTGGGGGAGATCGCGCCCACTTCGCTCCGTGGGGCGCTGGGCACTCTGCACCAGCTGGGAATCGTCATTGGAATCCTCATGGCACAG GTGTTTGGGATGGAGTCGATCATGGGGAACTCCACTATGTGGCCCTTCCTGCTGGGCCTCACTTTCATCCCGGCCGTGTTGCAGTGTATCCTGCTGCCCTTCTGCCCCGAGAGCCCTCGCTTCCTCCTCATCAACTGCAACGAGGAGCTCAAGGCCAGGGAAG TGCTGGAGAAGCTGCGAGGCACTGAGGAGGTGGGTGCCGACATGcaggagatgaaggaggaggcCAGGCAGATGATGAGGGAGAAGAAAGTGACCATCCTGGAGCTATTCCGCTCGCCACTCTACCGCCAGCCCATCTTCATCGCCATCATGCTCCAGCTCTCCCAGCAGCTGTCTGGCATCAACGCT GTTTTCTACTACTCCACCAGGATCTTTGAGAAGGCGGGGGTTTCTCAGCCAGTCTATGCTACCATTGGGGCTGGAGTAGTCAATACAGCCTTCACTGTTGTGTCT CTATTCATTGTGGAGCGTGCTGGGCGAAGATCCCTTCACCTCACTGGGTTACTGGGGATGGCCTTCTCAGCGGTCCTGATGACAGTTGCCATGGCACTGCTG GACCAGCTGCCATGGATGTCGTATGTTAGCATCGTGGCCATCTTCAGCTTCGTGGCCTTCTTTGAGATCGGCCCAGGCCCCATCCCATGGTTCATTGTGGCTGAGCTCTTCAGCCAAGGTCCTCGGCCCTCTGCCTTTGCCGTGGCTGGATTCTCCAACTGGTCAGCTAACTTTATAGTGGGCATGACCTTCCAATACGTTGAG CAACTGTGTGGCCCCTACGTCTTCATCATCTTCACCGTGCTGTTGCTGGGCTTCTTCGTCTTCACCTACTTCATGGTGCCCGAAACCAAGGGACGATCGTTTGACGAGATCGCCGCTGGCTTCCGCCATGATGCcggagaggcaggggagaagtATGCGCCTGACGAGATGAACAGCCTGGGGGGAGCCGACTCCCAGCTCTAA
- the LOC124021619 gene encoding solute carrier family 2, facilitated glucose transporter member 1-like isoform X5, which produces MIIEGFLNDTWNNRYSEPIPATSLTTLWSISVAIFSVGGIFGSFSVGLFVNRLGRRNSMLIANVLAFISAGFMGFSKLAVSWEMLIIGRFIVGLYSGLSTGFVPMYVGEIAPTSLRGALGTLHQLGIVIGILMAQVFGMESIMGNSTMWPFLLGLTFIPAVLQCILLPFCPESPRFLLINCNEELKAREVLEKLRGTEEVGADMQEMKEEARQMMREKKVTILELFRSPLYRQPIFIAIMLQLSQQLSGINAVFYYSTRIFEKAGVSQPVYATIGAGVVNTAFTVVSLFIVERAGRRSLHLTGLLGMAFSAVLMTVAMALLDQLPWMSYVSIVAIFSFVAFFEIGPGPIPWFIVAELFSQGPRPSAFAVAGFSNWSANFIVGMTFQYVEQLCGPYVFIIFTVLLLGFFVFTYFMVPETKGRSFDEIAAGFRHDAGEAGEKYAPDEMNSLGGADSQL; this is translated from the exons ATG ATCATTGAAGGCTTTTTGAATGACACGTGGAACAACAGGTACTCTGAGCCCATCCCTGCCACATCCCTGACCACCCTGTGGTCCATCTCCGTGGCCATCTTCTCTGTCGGGGGCATCTTCGGCTCCTTCTCCGTGGGCCTCTTTGTCAACCGCCTGGGCAG GAGGAACTCGATGCTCATCGCCAATGTGCTAGCGTTCATCTCCGCCGGATTCATGGGCTTCTCCAAGCTGGCGGTGTCGTGGGAGATGCTGATCATTGGCCGCTTCATCGTGGGACTTTACTCCGGCCTGTCCACTGGCTTCGTGCCCATGTACGTGGGGGAGATCGCGCCCACTTCGCTCCGTGGGGCGCTGGGCACTCTGCACCAGCTGGGAATCGTCATTGGAATCCTCATGGCACAG GTGTTTGGGATGGAGTCGATCATGGGGAACTCCACTATGTGGCCCTTCCTGCTGGGCCTCACTTTCATCCCGGCCGTGTTGCAGTGTATCCTGCTGCCCTTCTGCCCCGAGAGCCCTCGCTTCCTCCTCATCAACTGCAACGAGGAGCTCAAGGCCAGGGAAG TGCTGGAGAAGCTGCGAGGCACTGAGGAGGTGGGTGCCGACATGcaggagatgaaggaggaggcCAGGCAGATGATGAGGGAGAAGAAAGTGACCATCCTGGAGCTATTCCGCTCGCCACTCTACCGCCAGCCCATCTTCATCGCCATCATGCTCCAGCTCTCCCAGCAGCTGTCTGGCATCAACGCT GTTTTCTACTACTCCACCAGGATCTTTGAGAAGGCGGGGGTTTCTCAGCCAGTCTATGCTACCATTGGGGCTGGAGTAGTCAATACAGCCTTCACTGTTGTGTCT CTATTCATTGTGGAGCGTGCTGGGCGAAGATCCCTTCACCTCACTGGGTTACTGGGGATGGCCTTCTCAGCGGTCCTGATGACAGTTGCCATGGCACTGCTG GACCAGCTGCCATGGATGTCGTATGTTAGCATCGTGGCCATCTTCAGCTTCGTGGCCTTCTTTGAGATCGGCCCAGGCCCCATCCCATGGTTCATTGTGGCTGAGCTCTTCAGCCAAGGTCCTCGGCCCTCTGCCTTTGCCGTGGCTGGATTCTCCAACTGGTCAGCTAACTTTATAGTGGGCATGACCTTCCAATACGTTGAG CAACTGTGTGGCCCCTACGTCTTCATCATCTTCACCGTGCTGTTGCTGGGCTTCTTCGTCTTCACCTACTTCATGGTGCCCGAAACCAAGGGACGATCGTTTGACGAGATCGCCGCTGGCTTCCGCCATGATGCcggagaggcaggggagaagtATGCGCCTGACGAGATGAACAGCCTGGGGGGAGCCGACTCCCAGCTCTAA
- the LOC124021619 gene encoding solute carrier family 2, facilitated glucose transporter member 1-like isoform X6, translating into MLIANVLAFISAGFMGFSKLAVSWEMLIIGRFIVGLYSGLSTGFVPMYVGEIAPTSLRGALGTLHQLGIVIGILMAQVFGMESIMGNSTMWPFLLGLTFIPAVLQCILLPFCPESPRFLLINCNEELKAREVLEKLRGTEEVGADMQEMKEEARQMMREKKVTILELFRSPLYRQPIFIAIMLQLSQQLSGINAVFYYSTRIFEKAGVSQPVYATIGAGVVNTAFTVVSLFIVERAGRRSLHLTGLLGMAFSAVLMTVAMALLDQLPWMSYVSIVAIFSFVAFFEIGPGPIPWFIVAELFSQGPRPSAFAVAGFSNWSANFIVGMTFQYVEQLCGPYVFIIFTVLLLGFFVFTYFMVPETKGRSFDEIAAGFRHDAGEAGEKYAPDEMNSLGGADSQL; encoded by the exons ATGCTCATCGCCAATGTGCTAGCGTTCATCTCCGCCGGATTCATGGGCTTCTCCAAGCTGGCGGTGTCGTGGGAGATGCTGATCATTGGCCGCTTCATCGTGGGACTTTACTCCGGCCTGTCCACTGGCTTCGTGCCCATGTACGTGGGGGAGATCGCGCCCACTTCGCTCCGTGGGGCGCTGGGCACTCTGCACCAGCTGGGAATCGTCATTGGAATCCTCATGGCACAG GTGTTTGGGATGGAGTCGATCATGGGGAACTCCACTATGTGGCCCTTCCTGCTGGGCCTCACTTTCATCCCGGCCGTGTTGCAGTGTATCCTGCTGCCCTTCTGCCCCGAGAGCCCTCGCTTCCTCCTCATCAACTGCAACGAGGAGCTCAAGGCCAGGGAAG TGCTGGAGAAGCTGCGAGGCACTGAGGAGGTGGGTGCCGACATGcaggagatgaaggaggaggcCAGGCAGATGATGAGGGAGAAGAAAGTGACCATCCTGGAGCTATTCCGCTCGCCACTCTACCGCCAGCCCATCTTCATCGCCATCATGCTCCAGCTCTCCCAGCAGCTGTCTGGCATCAACGCT GTTTTCTACTACTCCACCAGGATCTTTGAGAAGGCGGGGGTTTCTCAGCCAGTCTATGCTACCATTGGGGCTGGAGTAGTCAATACAGCCTTCACTGTTGTGTCT CTATTCATTGTGGAGCGTGCTGGGCGAAGATCCCTTCACCTCACTGGGTTACTGGGGATGGCCTTCTCAGCGGTCCTGATGACAGTTGCCATGGCACTGCTG GACCAGCTGCCATGGATGTCGTATGTTAGCATCGTGGCCATCTTCAGCTTCGTGGCCTTCTTTGAGATCGGCCCAGGCCCCATCCCATGGTTCATTGTGGCTGAGCTCTTCAGCCAAGGTCCTCGGCCCTCTGCCTTTGCCGTGGCTGGATTCTCCAACTGGTCAGCTAACTTTATAGTGGGCATGACCTTCCAATACGTTGAG CAACTGTGTGGCCCCTACGTCTTCATCATCTTCACCGTGCTGTTGCTGGGCTTCTTCGTCTTCACCTACTTCATGGTGCCCGAAACCAAGGGACGATCGTTTGACGAGATCGCCGCTGGCTTCCGCCATGATGCcggagaggcaggggagaagtATGCGCCTGACGAGATGAACAGCCTGGGGGGAGCCGACTCCCAGCTCTAA